In a genomic window of Oncorhynchus keta strain PuntledgeMale-10-30-2019 unplaced genomic scaffold, Oket_V2 Un_scaffold_2149_pilon_pilon, whole genome shotgun sequence:
- the LOC127928109 gene encoding histidine-rich glycoprotein-like, which yields MPGEPFPLLEQVLFHHHEPFPLLEQVLFHHHEPFPLLEQVLFHHHEPFPLLEQVLFHHHQPFPLLEQVLFHHHQPFPLLEQVLFHHHEPFPLLEQVLFHHHQPFPLLEQVLFHHHEPFPLLEQVLFHHHYPFPLLEQVLFHHHEPFPLLEQVLFHHHEPFPLLEQVLFHHHEPFPLLEQVLFHHHEPFPLLEQVLFHHHEPFPLLEQVLFHHHEPFPLLEQVLFHHHQPFPLLEQVLFHHHQPFPLLEQVLFHHHQPFSLLEQVLFQHLYPSFVLFYHCTLFQSRAPNGLARVKSLVQYRPREPSPSSRPTTRR from the exons CCATTTCCTCTTTTAGAACAGGTTCTGTTCCATCACCACGAGCCATTTCCTCTTTTAGAACAGGTTCTGTTCCATCACCACGAGCCATTTCCTCTTTTAGAACAGGTTCTGTTCCATCACCACGAGCCATTTCCTCTTTTAGAACAG GTTCTGTTCCATCACCACCAGCCATTTCCTCTTTTAGAACAGGTTCTGTTCCATCACCACCAGCCGTTTCCTCTTTTAGAACAGGTTCTGTTCCATCACCACGAGCCATTTCCTCTTTTAGAACAGGTTCTGTTCCATCACCACCAGCCATTTCCTCTTTTAGAACAGGTTCTGTTCCATCACCACGAGCCATTTCCTCTTTTAGAACAGGTTCTGTTCCATCACCACTACCCATTTCCTCTTTTAGAACAGGTTCTGTTCCATCACCACGAGCCATTTCCTCTTTTAGAACAGGTTCTGTTCCATCACCACGAGCCATTTCCTCTTTTAGAACAGGTTCTGTTCCATCACCACGAGCCATTTCCTCTTTTAGAACAG GTTCTGTTCCATCACCACGAGCCATTTCCTCTTTTAGAACAGGTTCTGTTCCATCACCACGAGCCATTTCCTCTTTTAGAACAGGTTCTGTTCCATCACCACGAGCCATTTCCTCTTTTAGAACAGGTTCTGTTCCATCACCACCAGCCGTTTCCTCTTTTAGAACAGGTTCTGTTCCATCACCACCAGCCGTTTCCTCTTTTAGAACAGGTTCTGTTCCATCACCACCAGCCGTTTTCTCTTTTAGAACAGGTTCTGTTCCAGCATCTGTATCCCTCTTTTGTTCTCTTCTACCACTGCACTCTGTTCCAGTCCAGAGCACCCAATGGCCTTGCACGTGTCAAATCCCTTGTCCAATATCGTCCCAGAGAACCATCTCCTTCATCCAGGCCCACCACAAGACGTTAG